One Streptomyces sp. ML-6 genomic region harbors:
- a CDS encoding DUF6507 family protein, whose translation MVGWDIRPQGVQGQLKVVGGHAGDLQKALTAMLETVSEAARAAGTAVPGPQASTPVQGPVVPGSAPLSRAAMGPVAAALGEFLQGRDRDFRSMAERTEASVLGAAEATGAYCRGDLEAAEHAQNAARAVRLDLLRRGGEGR comes from the coding sequence GTGGTGGGGTGGGACATCAGGCCGCAGGGGGTTCAGGGCCAGTTGAAGGTGGTCGGCGGGCATGCCGGTGATCTGCAGAAGGCCCTGACGGCGATGCTGGAGACGGTGTCGGAGGCGGCGCGGGCGGCGGGGACGGCGGTGCCGGGGCCGCAGGCGTCCACTCCTGTGCAGGGTCCGGTCGTCCCGGGGAGTGCGCCGTTGTCGCGTGCGGCGATGGGTCCGGTGGCCGCGGCGCTGGGCGAGTTCCTGCAAGGGCGTGACCGGGACTTCCGGTCGATGGCCGAGCGCACGGAGGCGTCGGTGCTGGGGGCGGCGGAGGCGACGGGCGCGTACTGCCGGGGTGACCTGGAGGCGGCCGAGCACGCGCAGAACGCGGCACGGGCGGTGCGGCTGGACCTGCTCAGGCGCGGCGGGGAGGGGCGGTGA
- a CDS encoding DUF981 family protein, translating into MMQYVAPLAASGLKIDWTRMPTYNTIMSVAAGAGLLLLVVLGRQFLTSRSAIAPEGWALAFGALGFTLVTTGLHMTLTWPLAGQGFPFDNVIFGEPALAFGVFLLAAAFYLWKRGAELLGDDRVTRTAQIAAPISVFVFGMGLACFGIAAAGWKYTLFAAPPEEPISGEFAEWPLLEASFMSGLYVLVGIGAVLFPFALRRPRTWMSTVIGVAWGLAGLAFLFFGALNYFTHIGLIVNTM; encoded by the coding sequence ATGATGCAGTACGTCGCGCCGCTCGCCGCATCCGGCCTGAAGATCGACTGGACTCGGATGCCGACCTACAACACGATCATGTCCGTGGCCGCCGGTGCCGGACTTCTGCTCCTGGTGGTGCTGGGGCGTCAGTTCCTCACCTCACGGAGCGCCATCGCCCCCGAGGGATGGGCGCTGGCCTTCGGCGCCCTCGGCTTCACCCTCGTCACCACCGGTCTCCACATGACCCTGACCTGGCCGCTCGCCGGGCAGGGTTTTCCGTTCGACAACGTCATCTTCGGTGAGCCGGCCCTGGCCTTCGGCGTATTTCTGCTCGCCGCCGCCTTCTACCTCTGGAAGCGGGGCGCCGAACTCCTCGGCGACGACCGCGTCACCCGTACGGCCCAGATCGCCGCGCCCATTTCCGTGTTCGTCTTCGGCATGGGGCTCGCCTGCTTCGGCATCGCCGCCGCAGGCTGGAAGTACACCCTCTTCGCCGCCCCGCCGGAAGAACCCATCTCCGGTGAGTTCGCGGAGTGGCCGCTTCTGGAGGCGAGCTTCATGTCCGGGCTGTACGTCCTGGTCGGTATCGGCGCGGTCCTCTTCCCGTTCGCGCTGCGGCGGCCCAGGACATGGATGAGCACGGTCATCGGAGTCGCCTGGGGGCTGGCCGGCCTCGCCTTCCTGTTCTTCGGCGCACTGAACTACTTCACCCACATCGGGCTCATCGTCAACACCATGTGA
- a CDS encoding glycosyltransferase has translation MSLPRIGVVIVTMGTRPRELDALLTSVEKQDVPAARVVLIGNATPLIDVDVAENVTKVPLDENLGCPGGRNVGLELLRDSGDVDVVVELDDDGLLIDTGVFRKVQELFASDPRLGIVGFRVADEHGHTERRWIPRLRADDPVRRGLVTAFLGGGHAFSVPMLRQTGLWAGEFFFGHEESDLAWRALDEGWKILYEPDLVLQHPKTSPARHAVYYRFTARNRVWLARRRLPVPLIPVYLGVWTLITMIRMRSLSGAKAWWGGFAEGVRTSCGPRKAMKWRTVWRMTRLGRPPIL, from the coding sequence ATGTCGTTGCCGCGTATCGGGGTCGTCATCGTGACCATGGGCACCCGCCCACGGGAACTGGATGCTCTTCTCACCTCGGTGGAGAAGCAGGACGTACCGGCGGCCCGCGTGGTACTGATCGGCAACGCGACGCCCCTCATCGATGTGGACGTGGCGGAGAACGTGACCAAGGTTCCTCTCGACGAGAACCTGGGCTGCCCGGGGGGCCGCAACGTCGGTCTGGAGCTGCTGCGCGACTCCGGCGACGTCGATGTCGTCGTCGAGCTGGACGACGACGGCCTGCTCATCGACACGGGCGTGTTCCGGAAGGTCCAGGAACTGTTCGCGTCCGACCCGCGGCTCGGGATCGTCGGCTTCCGGGTCGCCGACGAGCACGGGCACACCGAACGGCGCTGGATTCCCCGGCTGCGCGCCGACGACCCGGTGCGTCGGGGCCTGGTGACGGCGTTCCTCGGCGGCGGGCACGCCTTCTCCGTACCGATGCTCAGGCAGACCGGGCTGTGGGCCGGGGAGTTCTTCTTCGGGCACGAGGAGTCCGACCTGGCATGGCGTGCGCTCGACGAGGGCTGGAAGATCCTGTACGAGCCCGATCTCGTCCTCCAGCACCCGAAGACCTCCCCGGCACGGCACGCGGTCTACTACCGGTTCACGGCGCGCAACCGCGTATGGCTGGCACGCCGCCGCCTCCCGGTGCCGCTGATCCCGGTCTACCTCGGCGTGTGGACCCTGATCACCATGATCCGCATGCGCTCCTTGAGCGGCGCGAAGGCGTGGTGGGGCGGCTTCGCCGAGGGCGTGCGGACGTCGTGCGGCCCGCGCAAGGCGATGAAGTGGCGCACGGTGTGGCGCATGACCCGCTTGGGCCGCCCGCCGATCCTCTGA
- a CDS encoding helix-turn-helix transcriptional regulator — protein MASEEIPEARVLYGKELRSRREVAGLTQEQLSQRAFLSRTHLAHMEAGRRLPSPEDAERLDQVLEVGGFFVRFLPVLEETPGVAEHFEAAAEFEKQATVLRLYEPKLIPGLLQTEAYAREVLSSGFPPKSDEERDRLLVTRLKRARILDNFQSPVVWVLIDEAVLRRPIGGPALMAEQLRHVVEFGERRRVRVHVLPFSAGYHALLEGLVSLMWFEDLPPVAYTEGLKSGRVWENPSAVRDCQVAYDHALGDALSHRESLALIRSVAEEYEHEAQ, from the coding sequence GTGGCCAGCGAGGAGATTCCAGAAGCCCGGGTCCTGTACGGCAAGGAATTGCGCAGTCGCCGGGAAGTGGCGGGGCTGACGCAGGAGCAGTTGAGCCAACGTGCGTTCCTGTCCCGCACACACCTTGCCCACATGGAGGCGGGGCGGCGGCTGCCCTCACCGGAGGACGCCGAACGGCTGGACCAGGTGTTGGAGGTGGGTGGGTTCTTCGTGAGGTTCCTGCCCGTGCTGGAGGAGACACCGGGTGTTGCCGAACACTTCGAGGCCGCTGCGGAGTTCGAGAAGCAGGCGACAGTGCTCCGGCTGTACGAACCCAAGCTGATTCCTGGCCTGCTCCAAACGGAGGCGTACGCCCGCGAGGTGCTGAGCTCCGGCTTCCCGCCCAAGAGCGACGAGGAACGTGACAGGCTGCTCGTCACACGTCTGAAGCGCGCCCGCATCCTCGACAACTTCCAGTCGCCCGTGGTGTGGGTGCTGATCGACGAGGCGGTGCTGCGCCGCCCCATTGGTGGTCCGGCCCTGATGGCCGAACAGCTGCGACATGTCGTGGAGTTCGGAGAGCGTCGACGTGTACGGGTGCACGTCCTGCCGTTCTCGGCGGGCTACCACGCGCTGTTGGAGGGGCTGGTCTCCCTGATGTGGTTCGAGGATCTGCCGCCCGTTGCCTACACCGAAGGGCTCAAGTCGGGGCGGGTCTGGGAGAATCCGTCAGCAGTGCGTGATTGTCAGGTGGCCTACGATCACGCACTGGGGGATGCGCTCTCACACCGGGAGTCCCTGGCCCTCATCCGTTCGGTTGCGGAGGAATACGAGCATGAAGCGCAGTGA
- a CDS encoding DUF397 domain-containing protein — MKRSESIVPDASVLPAWRKSSYSGGTSGDCLEISEAYASWRKSSYSGDNGGDCLEVNDACTACVPVRDSKNPHGPAVVFAASAWTPFVTAVKGDRLV; from the coding sequence ATGAAGCGCAGTGAGTCCATCGTTCCGGACGCCTCGGTCCTGCCCGCCTGGCGCAAGTCCTCGTACAGCGGCGGCACCAGCGGCGACTGCCTGGAGATCAGCGAGGCGTACGCGTCCTGGCGCAAGTCCTCGTACAGCGGCGACAACGGCGGCGACTGCCTCGAAGTGAACGACGCCTGCACCGCCTGCGTCCCCGTACGTGACAGCAAGAACCCGCACGGTCCGGCCGTCGTCTTCGCGGCCTCGGCCTGGACGCCGTTCGTGACGGCGGTCAAGGGTGACCGTCTGGTGTGA
- a CDS encoding FG-GAP-like repeat-containing protein, whose product MPVLSPHRRLAIATGVALVAGALAAPVGHAAAQSSAPTARSSASTAQPSLAAASTPSPERLRDDFNGDGYPDVAVGAPMATTVVGSEEGAGAVSVLFGGPGGLSSARKQVLTWPDRSGIEGGSDARYGTGLRSADLNADGYADLVSRLWANIPGDQGTVLSVNWGSASGLSKNATVLAPVPGEQTDATGDLDVGDVDGDGHADIAVGDVRRGGHVLHGPVSRTGKPSRISSFSVDGTAVLDTSEIAVGDVTGDGVGDLVILGFAEDGPWAQHTYLLKGSRTTGFAAPVEIKDADGAGVGGVSVGIADLDKDGHGDVVIGRGDEWSHADTPVKKGGALFVSYGGPKGQSTTRKPVWINQDTEGVSGTAEAHDRMGYSLALGDTDGDTYPDIAVGLPGERINGISDAGRVLVFKGGPKGVSGAGSKEFGQYTAGVPGVAEAGDQFGEAVALGDYDRNGRTEMVVGAPSENNSKGALWIFGTDPTGIVAKGSVSFGAATLGAPTNSSRFSETLTD is encoded by the coding sequence GTGCCTGTTCTTTCCCCCCACCGTCGGCTGGCGATCGCGACCGGTGTCGCCCTGGTCGCAGGAGCCCTCGCCGCGCCCGTGGGGCACGCCGCCGCGCAGTCCTCCGCCCCCACCGCGCGGTCGTCCGCGTCCACCGCACAGCCGTCCCTCGCCGCCGCGAGCACGCCGAGCCCCGAGCGGCTGCGCGACGACTTCAACGGCGACGGCTACCCGGACGTCGCCGTCGGCGCCCCCATGGCCACCACCGTCGTCGGCTCGGAAGAGGGCGCGGGCGCCGTGAGCGTCCTGTTCGGCGGCCCCGGCGGCCTGTCCTCCGCCCGAAAGCAGGTGCTGACCTGGCCGGACCGCTCCGGCATCGAGGGAGGCAGCGACGCCCGTTACGGTACGGGGCTGCGCAGCGCCGACCTGAACGCCGACGGCTACGCGGACCTCGTCAGCCGCCTCTGGGCGAACATCCCCGGCGACCAGGGCACGGTCCTGTCCGTCAACTGGGGCAGCGCGTCCGGCCTTTCGAAGAACGCCACGGTCCTCGCCCCCGTCCCCGGCGAGCAGACCGACGCCACCGGCGACCTGGACGTGGGCGATGTGGACGGCGACGGCCACGCCGACATCGCGGTGGGCGACGTACGGCGCGGCGGCCACGTCCTGCACGGCCCGGTCAGCCGTACGGGCAAGCCGAGCCGGATCAGCTCGTTCTCGGTCGACGGCACGGCCGTGCTCGACACCTCGGAGATCGCCGTCGGCGACGTGACCGGCGACGGCGTGGGCGACCTGGTGATCCTCGGCTTCGCCGAGGACGGCCCGTGGGCACAGCACACGTACCTGCTGAAGGGCAGCCGCACCACCGGTTTCGCCGCACCGGTCGAGATCAAGGACGCGGACGGCGCCGGGGTCGGGGGTGTCAGTGTGGGCATCGCCGACCTGGACAAGGACGGCCACGGGGACGTCGTCATCGGGCGCGGCGACGAGTGGTCGCACGCCGACACCCCGGTGAAGAAGGGCGGCGCGCTCTTCGTCTCGTACGGCGGCCCGAAGGGGCAGAGCACCACCCGGAAGCCCGTCTGGATCAACCAGGACACCGAGGGCGTCTCGGGCACGGCCGAGGCCCACGACCGGATGGGGTACAGCCTGGCGCTGGGCGACACGGACGGCGACACCTACCCCGACATCGCCGTGGGCCTGCCCGGCGAACGGATCAACGGCATCTCCGACGCCGGCCGGGTCCTGGTGTTCAAGGGCGGCCCGAAGGGCGTGAGCGGCGCGGGTTCCAAGGAGTTCGGCCAGTACACGGCCGGGGTTCCGGGTGTCGCCGAGGCGGGCGACCAGTTCGGCGAGGCCGTCGCGCTGGGCGACTACGACCGCAACGGCCGTACGGAGATGGTGGTCGGCGCCCCCTCGGAGAACAACAGCAAGGGCGCCCTGTGGATCTTCGGCACGGACCCCACCGGGATCGTCGCCAAGGGCTCCGTCTCGTTCGGCGCGGCCACGCTCGGCGCCCCGACCAACTCGTCCCGCTTCAGCGAGACGCTGACGGACTGA
- a CDS encoding class F sortase — protein MAAPQSTGSTSIRTASRTTLGRALMWPAVTAGVGVLLIYNSFGTAADDKPPAPPAAVASASPSAVASPTPEILGSHAAPAPLPPSPTTVGPTMPRSVPKRLSIPAIGVNAPFTDLSLGPNGQLDAPPPDDSNLVGWYKDGATPGERGASIVAGHVDTMTGPAVFLQLQHLKPGAKVDVTRADGSVATFKVDSVEQFSKANFPDDRVYADTNSAQLRLITCGGAYDKTAKDYKDNVVAFAHLDTFKEG, from the coding sequence ATGGCCGCCCCGCAGTCGACCGGCTCCACCTCCATCCGGACTGCCTCCCGAACCACACTGGGCCGCGCCCTGATGTGGCCCGCCGTGACAGCCGGTGTCGGCGTCCTCCTCATCTACAACTCCTTCGGCACCGCGGCCGACGACAAACCACCCGCCCCGCCCGCAGCCGTCGCGTCCGCCTCGCCCTCGGCCGTCGCCTCCCCCACGCCCGAGATCCTCGGCTCCCACGCCGCCCCCGCCCCGCTCCCCCCGTCGCCGACCACCGTCGGCCCGACCATGCCGCGTTCCGTCCCCAAGCGGCTGAGCATCCCGGCCATCGGCGTCAACGCCCCGTTCACCGACCTGTCCCTCGGCCCCAACGGCCAGCTGGACGCGCCGCCCCCCGACGACAGCAACCTGGTCGGCTGGTACAAGGACGGCGCCACCCCCGGCGAGCGCGGCGCCTCGATCGTGGCGGGTCACGTGGACACGATGACCGGCCCGGCCGTGTTCCTCCAGCTCCAGCACCTCAAGCCCGGCGCCAAGGTGGACGTCACCCGCGCGGACGGCTCCGTCGCCACGTTCAAGGTCGACTCCGTCGAGCAGTTCAGCAAGGCGAACTTCCCCGACGACCGGGTCTACGCCGACACCAACTCCGCCCAGTTGCGCCTGATCACCTGCGGCGGCGCGTACGACAAGACCGCCAAGGACTACAAGGACAACGTGGTGGCCTTCGCCCACCTCGACACCTTCAAGGAAGGCTGA
- a CDS encoding transglutaminase-like domain-containing protein — protein sequence MNPHHHEPSDRPGPDELRRRFAEEAREERPDLALLCLLLGAVADPSLGEHGIDAAQIELDELAGRLPYGVRGGRAWASALAELLGEQCGFAGSSADYQRLESSLLHEVLRRRRGLPILLSVVWIEVARRAGAPVYGVALPGHFIVGFGDPDERVLADPFDGGRPLSGQDAELLAAGATGRPLDESMLVPAQTLDIVLRILNNIRAWAANRPERTDVALWAVDLSLLLPSHPARLRYERAQLLVQSGQFLRGAVEMEEYADVVAAVEPATAEEVRRRARAARSLLN from the coding sequence ATGAACCCTCACCACCACGAACCGTCGGACCGCCCCGGCCCCGACGAGTTGCGCAGGCGGTTCGCCGAGGAGGCGCGCGAGGAGCGGCCCGATCTCGCGCTGCTCTGCCTGCTGCTGGGCGCGGTGGCCGATCCCTCGCTGGGCGAGCACGGGATCGACGCGGCGCAGATCGAGCTGGACGAGCTGGCGGGCCGGCTTCCCTACGGGGTGCGGGGCGGCCGGGCCTGGGCCTCGGCCCTCGCCGAGCTGCTCGGTGAGCAGTGCGGCTTCGCGGGCTCGTCGGCGGACTACCAACGGCTGGAGTCGTCACTGCTGCACGAGGTGCTGCGGCGGCGCCGGGGGCTGCCGATCCTGCTGTCCGTGGTGTGGATCGAGGTGGCGCGGCGGGCCGGGGCCCCGGTGTACGGGGTGGCGCTGCCCGGCCATTTCATCGTCGGTTTCGGCGACCCGGACGAGCGGGTGCTGGCCGATCCGTTCGACGGCGGCCGGCCGCTGTCCGGTCAGGACGCGGAGCTGCTGGCGGCGGGGGCGACCGGACGGCCGCTCGACGAGTCGATGCTGGTGCCCGCGCAGACCCTGGACATCGTGCTGCGCATCCTGAACAACATCAGGGCCTGGGCCGCGAACCGGCCGGAGCGCACGGACGTGGCGCTGTGGGCCGTGGACCTCTCGCTGCTGCTGCCCTCGCACCCCGCCAGACTGCGCTACGAGCGCGCCCAGCTGCTCGTGCAGAGCGGGCAGTTCCTGCGCGGGGCGGTGGAGATGGAGGAGTACGCGGACGTGGTCGCCGCGGTCGAGCCCGCGACGGCGGAAGAGGTACGGCGCCGGGCGCGGGCCGCGCGGTCCTTGCTGAACTAG
- a CDS encoding GNAT family N-acetyltransferase → MEFTIGGQLEVRITPADVGKRVSVRRVCETGPQGVKFTDTVGVLTSWDNGVLSITRKNGESVRIDESALVAGKVVPAAPARRRGPAASFEELSAVCARAWPPVESEPLGDWRLRAARGFTRRANSVLPLGDPGMPLDEALRRVEQWYGERGLPAYVQAATGAEGTQELLCAELEERGWRREVTTEVRTAALAPIGDLAADVSRVRVGRDLDEAWLSRYQRFETPGPHVLQVLRGGPSVWFASVPADDAEARTEAETEAETTAETRTEAHTTAGGSVPPAAIGRCAVDGRWAGFMAVEVDPAHRRRGLATAVMTALARRALDEGASAAWLQVESDNEGARAMYEDMGFAVHHLYHHFRHFPSA, encoded by the coding sequence GTGGAATTCACCATCGGCGGACAGCTCGAGGTCCGCATCACACCGGCTGACGTGGGCAAACGTGTATCAGTCCGGCGTGTGTGCGAGACCGGCCCTCAAGGCGTGAAGTTCACGGACACCGTCGGGGTTCTCACATCATGGGACAACGGTGTGCTCTCGATCACACGGAAGAACGGTGAATCCGTCCGGATCGACGAGTCCGCGTTGGTCGCGGGCAAGGTCGTGCCGGCGGCTCCGGCCCGCCGCCGCGGTCCCGCCGCCTCCTTCGAGGAACTGTCCGCCGTCTGTGCCCGTGCCTGGCCGCCGGTGGAGAGCGAACCGCTGGGCGACTGGCGGCTGCGCGCCGCGCGGGGGTTCACCCGGCGCGCCAACTCCGTGCTGCCGCTCGGTGATCCGGGCATGCCGCTCGACGAGGCGCTCCGGCGCGTCGAGCAGTGGTACGGGGAGCGGGGCCTGCCCGCGTACGTCCAGGCCGCGACCGGCGCCGAGGGCACCCAGGAGCTGCTCTGCGCGGAGCTGGAGGAGCGCGGCTGGCGGCGCGAGGTGACGACGGAGGTGCGGACCGCCGCGCTGGCGCCGATCGGCGACCTGGCGGCGGACGTGTCGCGGGTACGGGTGGGCCGGGACCTCGACGAGGCGTGGCTCTCCCGCTACCAGCGCTTCGAGACGCCGGGCCCGCACGTCCTCCAGGTGCTGCGCGGCGGCCCGTCGGTGTGGTTCGCCTCGGTACCGGCCGACGACGCCGAAGCCCGAACCGAAGCCGAAACCGAAGCCGAAACCACAGCCGAAACCCGGACCGAAGCCCACACCACAGCCGGGGGGAGCGTCCCGCCCGCCGCGATCGGCCGGTGCGCGGTGGACGGCCGGTGGGCGGGCTTCATGGCCGTCGAGGTCGATCCGGCACACCGGCGCCGGGGGCTGGCCACCGCCGTGATGACCGCGCTCGCCCGCCGGGCCCTGGACGAGGGCGCGTCGGCGGCGTGGCTCCAGGTGGAGTCGGACAACGAGGGCGCCCGGGCGATGTACGAGGACATGGGGTTCGCGGTCCACCACCTGTACCACCACTTCCGGCACTTCCCGTCGGCGTGA
- the fdxA gene encoding ferredoxin, translating into MTYVIAQPCVDVKDKACIEECPVDCIYEGQRSLYIHPDECVDCGACEPVCPVEAIFYEDDTPDEWKDYYKANVEFFDDLGSPGGASKLGLIERDHAFIAALPPQNQ; encoded by the coding sequence GTGACCTACGTCATCGCGCAGCCTTGTGTCGACGTGAAGGACAAGGCCTGCATCGAAGAGTGCCCCGTCGACTGCATCTACGAGGGCCAGCGGTCCTTGTACATCCACCCGGACGAGTGTGTCGACTGTGGAGCCTGTGAGCCGGTGTGCCCGGTCGAGGCGATCTTCTACGAGGACGACACTCCGGACGAGTGGAAGGACTACTACAAGGCGAACGTCGAGTTCTTCGACGACCTCGGGTCGCCGGGTGGTGCCTCCAAGCTGGGCCTGATCGAGCGCGACCACGCGTTCATCGCCGCGCTC